The following proteins come from a genomic window of Rutidosis leptorrhynchoides isolate AG116_Rl617_1_P2 chromosome 10, CSIRO_AGI_Rlap_v1, whole genome shotgun sequence:
- the LOC139870837 gene encoding uncharacterized protein, which yields MCHQHATNTWLTRRVGGFKLRRAGCWHGEEDRVPARLCDVLVFDWLLGAYSSPTDDAAAKFTRFQESARKDVERTFGVLQGRFNILRVPGRAWKAKKMSCILYACILLHNMIQEDNGFAITSLGEEYLREPENQPVFVRNRNGTRATREKEIRDKDVHNSLRADLTEHIWNLPPNFRCTI from the exons ATGTGCCACCAACACGCTACCAACACGTGGCTAACGCGGCGTGTTGGTGGGTTTAAGCTCCGGCGTGCTGGATGTTGGCACGGGGAAGAAGATCGCGTGCCGGCTCGATTGTGTGACGTGTTGGTGTTTGATTGGTTGTTGGGAG CATATTCATCCCCAACCGACGACGCAGCTGCAAAGTTTACACGGTTTCAAGAAAGTGCACGAAAGGATGTCGAGCGCACTTTCGGTGTTCTTCAAGGTAGATTCAATATATTACGTGTGCCTGGACGAGCTTGGAAAGCCAAAAAAATGTCCTGCATTTTATACGCTTGTATTTTATTGCACAATATGATCCAAGAGGACAACGGTTTTGCTATAACTTCACTCGGCGAAGAGTACTTAAGAGAACCAGAAAACCAACCTGTTTTTGTTAGGAATCGAAATGGTACTCGAGCAACACGAGAAAAGGAAATACGCGACAAAGATGTGCATAATTCACTTCGTGCAGACTTAACCGAGCATATTTGGAATCTTCCACCAAATTTCCGTTGCACGATTTAg
- the LOC139871609 gene encoding uncharacterized protein, producing the protein MASVTLTRFFIIILTLLPLITHSIPFVVFHGVADSCTKKGVKHFTDSLSEWSNTQGYCIEIGNGAWDSWFMPFEDQVEIACEKVKNMSELRHGYNIVGLSQGNMVGRGVLEFCDDAPPVNNFISVAGPHAGEASIPFCGTGILCVIVDSLIKLAIYSVALQEHLAPANYIKIPTDLDAYREGCKFLPKLNNEFEKNATYKERFSSLNNLVLIMFDTESVLVPKETSWFGYFPDGAWDPILPAQETKLYIEDWIGLRTLDEAGRVKFINVTGGHLDICDDDMKEYMIPYLIEEEMVENPVLTKSSPSQPSSSNGTSFIRKFGGQDL; encoded by the exons ATGGCTTCTGTTACACTAACAAGATTCTTCATCATAATCTTGACTCTATTGCCCCTGATCACACATTCCATCCCTTTTGTTGTCTTTCATG GCGTTGCAGATAGTTGCACAAAGAAAGGAGTCAAACATTTCACCGATTCTTTAAGCGAGTGGTCGAATACCCAGGGATACTGCAT AGAAATTGGAAATGGAGCATGGGATTCTTGGTTTATGCCCTTTGAGGATCAG GTTGAAATTGCCTGTGAGAAG GTGAAGAACATGAGTGAACTCAGGCATGGTTATAACATAGTTGGACTTTCCCAG GGTAACATGGTCGGCCGAGGAGTTCTTGAGTTTTGTGATGATGCGCCTCCG GTGAATAACTTCATATCTGTAGCAGGACCTCATGCTGGAGAAGCATCAATCCCGTTTTGTGGT ACTGGTATATTGTGCGTTATAGTGGATAGTTTGATTAAGCTAGCAATTTATAGCGTCGCTCTCCAG GAACACTTGGCTCCAGCAAATTACATTAAGATCCCAACT GATCTTGATGCCTATCGAGAAGGGTGTAAATTTCTCCCAAAGCTTAACAACGAGTTTGAAAAAAACGCTACTTACAAAGAAAGGTTCTCTAGCTTGAACAATCTGGTTCTTATCATG TTTGATACAGAATCAGTTTTGGTTCCGAAAGAAACCTCTTGGTTTGGATACTTCCCTGATGGAGCTTGGGATCCAATACTTCCAGCTCAAGAG ACAAAACTATATATCGAAGACTGGATTGGTTTGAGGACGTTGGATGAGGCTGGGAGGGTCAAATTCATAAACGTGACGGGAGGACATCTTGATATATGTGACGATGATATGAAGGAATACATGATTCCATATTTAATCGAAGAAGAAATGGTTGAGAATCCGGTTCTTACAAAATCATCTCCTTCACAACCTTCATCTTCTAATGGCACGAGTTTCATCAGAAAATTTGGTGGACAAGATCTTTAA